Proteins co-encoded in one Conger conger chromosome 4, fConCon1.1, whole genome shotgun sequence genomic window:
- the echdc2 gene encoding enoyl-CoA hydratase domain-containing protein 2, mitochondrial, whose product MTFLRRVVVSQCLRVRRHFCVPTTEFSAAGMVLRPKAERQRTPLCTHSRRLHSELSAEATEVELNKLEGGDTGIAEVVMCRQRARNSLGKVFVHQMQELVSTLHHDSTVRVVVFRSKVPGVFCAGADLKERAQMTNAEGELFVHGLRSLMTAIAVLPMPTIAAVDGFALGGGLELALACDLRTAAFSAQMGLIETTRGLLPGAGGSQRLPRAVGFAAAKEMIFTGQRLGGERALQLGLVNRAVEQNSEGDAAYREALGLAREILPQAPIAVRMAKEAMNRGIEVDIASGMAIEGMCYARVIPTRDRQEGMAAFIEKRPPQYIGE is encoded by the exons ATGACTTTTCTAAGGAGGGTTGTGGTCTCGCAGTGCTTGCGAGTGCGGAGACATTTTTGTGTTCCGACCACAGAGTTTTCAGCGGCCGGTATGGTTCTGAGACCGAAGGCCGAAAGACAACGGACCCCATTATGTACTCACAGTCGCAGGCTGCACTCCGAGCTGTCTGCTGAAGCAACAGAAGTGGAGCTAAATAAACTGGAGGGAGGAGACACAG GAATAGCGGAAGTGGTGATGTGTCGCCAGCGTGCACGCAACTCCCTTGGCAAGGTGTTTGTGCATCAG ATGCAGGAACTGGTCTCCACTCTTCACCATGACTCCACAGTGCGGGTGGTGGTGTTCCGCAGCAAAGTGCCAGGGGTTTTCTGTGCAG GTGCTGATTTGAAGGAACGTGCCCAGATGACCAATGCTGAAGGCGAACTCTTTGTACACGGACTACGTTCACTCATGACTGCGATTG CTGTGTTGCCCATGCCCACCATCGCTGCAGTGGATGGCTTTGCTCTGGGAGGGGGTCTGGAGCTGGCACTGGCCTGTGACCTTCGCACTGCCG CTTTCAGTGCGCAGATGGGTCTGATTGAGACGACACGGGGACTGCTGCCAGGggcag GGGGCAGTCAGCGGCTCCCACGGGCAGTGGGCTTTGCAGCAGCCAAAGAGATGATCTTCACTGGGCAGAGGCTGGGCGGTGAGCGGGCCTTGCAGCTGGGCCTGGTCAACAGAGCGGTGGAGCAGAACTCTGAGGGTGACGCTGCTTACAGAGAAGCCTTGGGCCTAGCGAGAGAGATTCTACCCCAG GCGCCGATTGCAGTGCGGATGGCTAAGGAGGCGATGAACAGAGGCATTGAG GTGGACATTGCTTCTGGAATGGCCATCGAGGGGATGTGTTATGCCAGG GTGATCCCAACGCGAGACAGGCAGGAGGGGATGGCAGCTTTTATTGAGAAGAGACCGCCACAATACATAGGGGAGTGA
- the LOC133125787 gene encoding uncharacterized protein LOC133125787 has product MRRADTGVWNEAQRREEKRAQARLAGGLQQLEEARLYQLKNLTREQWRIHRDLGAIRASNPWRKTIQTLGSRPRDQELNRPTQSYRRTPLPRIPQAGRGPEKHRSQKSKSVGVVGSSAGLHARVREFMGGGEPRAEGSGALISLPDLKAQTVQGEDEETDRERGKLQWEGEMYCPSQPTATEILSPDGRLRTVHTMPTFSQALAEARKARYIRHCGRPLCERELSVREIFSRTAKDAQTH; this is encoded by the exons ATGCGACGGGCAGATACCGGGGTGTGGAATGAGGCACAGAGGCGAGAGGAGAAGAGGGCACAGGCGAGGCTGGCAGGAGGGCtacagcagctggaggaggcaCGGCTCTACCAGCTGAAAAACCTGACCAGAGAGCAGTGGAGAATACACCGCGACCTGGGAGCCATCAGGGCAA GTAACCCCTGGAGGAAAACTATCCAAACCCTGGGGTCAAGACCAAGGGACCAAGAGTTAAACCGCCCGACCCAGTCCTACCGGAGGACCCCCCTACCCAGAATTCCACAAGCTGGCAGAGGGCCTGAGAAACACAG GTCTCAGAAGTCGAAATCTGTGGGTGTGGTTGGCTCCTCGGCTGGCCTGCATGCTCGGGTTCGAGAATTCATGGGTGGAGGAGAGCCCAGAGCGGAGGGCTCTGGGGCACTGATCAGCTTGCCGGATCTCAAAGCGCAAACTGTACAAGGGGAGGATGAGGAGACagatagggagagggggaagctACAATGGGAAGGAGAGATGTATTGTCCTTCTCAACCTACTGCGACTGAGATTCTGTCTCCAGACGGCCGCCTGAGGACGGTTCACACCATGCCAACCTTCTCCCAGGCTCTGGCTGAAGCCCGGAAAGCCCGCTACATCAGACACTGTGGTCGCCCCCTCTGTGAGAGGGAACTGTCGGTGCGCGAGATATTTTCAAGGACCGCCAAAGATGCCCAGACACACTGA